A single region of the Hyphomicrobiales bacterium genome encodes:
- the pleD gene encoding Diguanylate cyclase: MSARVLVVDDTPINVKLLEARLSAEYFDVISASNGREALEICEQNRCDIVLLDAMMPGMDGFEVCRKLKSQPSTVHIPVVMVTALDQPSDRLRGLDAGADDFLTKPVDDMALIARVRSLVRLKAVTDELRTRVIASREFGLEDALVSATAETGQNARVFIIEDRPATAERLAAALSIYHHVDCEADPQQALARAATESYDVILVNLDIGGFDGLRLCGQLRAFESTRNAVVLMMARAEDKERILRGLDIGMNDYLLRPVDRNELVARVRTQMRRKRFADRLRDSVQASLELAVIDPLTGLYNRRYLDARLTGAFEAPTLGTRPLVLLVLDIDHFKAVNDGFGHEAGDEVLKECANRIRAQTRGIDVVARFGGEEVVVMVPDATLEAAEVMAERIREAIEHKPFLVNGESQTVEVTVSIGVAARLMGDQAPGDLLRRADQALYQAKQAGRNRVVAAAA, from the coding sequence ATGTCCGCTCGCGTACTCGTTGTCGATGATACGCCCATCAATGTGAAATTGCTCGAAGCCCGACTGTCGGCTGAGTATTTCGACGTGATCAGCGCCTCGAATGGGCGCGAGGCGCTGGAAATCTGCGAGCAGAATCGCTGCGACATCGTGCTGCTCGACGCGATGATGCCGGGCATGGACGGCTTTGAGGTCTGTCGCAAGCTCAAGTCCCAGCCAAGCACCGTGCATATCCCCGTCGTGATGGTGACAGCCCTCGATCAGCCGAGCGACCGCCTGCGCGGTCTCGATGCGGGCGCCGACGACTTCCTGACCAAGCCGGTCGACGACATGGCGCTGATCGCCCGTGTGCGCAGCCTCGTGCGGCTGAAGGCGGTGACCGACGAACTGAGAACGCGGGTCATCGCCTCGCGCGAATTCGGGCTTGAGGACGCCCTCGTTTCGGCGACCGCGGAGACGGGGCAGAATGCGCGCGTCTTCATTATCGAGGATCGTCCAGCGACTGCGGAGCGGCTGGCCGCCGCGCTGTCCATCTATCATCACGTCGACTGCGAGGCTGATCCCCAGCAGGCGCTGGCACGGGCCGCCACGGAAAGCTACGACGTCATCCTCGTCAATCTCGATATCGGAGGCTTCGACGGGCTCAGGCTATGTGGCCAGCTCCGCGCTTTCGAATCGACGAGGAACGCTGTTGTCCTGATGATGGCACGAGCCGAGGACAAGGAGCGTATTCTGCGCGGTCTCGACATCGGCATGAACGATTACCTGCTGCGCCCGGTCGACCGCAACGAACTGGTCGCCCGGGTGCGTACGCAGATGCGGCGCAAACGCTTCGCGGATCGGCTGCGCGACAGCGTCCAGGCGTCGCTTGAACTCGCGGTTATCGATCCCCTGACGGGATTGTACAACCGGCGCTATCTCGATGCGCGACTCACCGGGGCCTTCGAGGCGCCGACGCTCGGCACGCGCCCCCTTGTACTGCTGGTGCTCGATATCGACCACTTCAAGGCCGTCAATGACGGCTTCGGCCATGAAGCCGGTGACGAGGTCCTGAAGGAATGTGCCAACCGCATCCGCGCCCAGACGCGGGGTATCGACGTGGTGGCGCGGTTTGGGGGTGAGGAAGTCGTGGTCATGGTGCCGGATGCCACACTGGAGGCGGCTGAAGTGATGGCTGAGCGCATCCGCGAGGCGATCGAGCATAAGCCCTTCCTGGTGAACGGCGAGAGCCAGACCGTCGAGGTCACGGTATCGATCGGTGTCGCTGCCCGGCTGATGGGCGATCAGGCTCCCGGCGATCTCCTGCGCCGCGCCGACCAGGCGCTCTACCAGGCCAAGCAGGCCGGACGGAATCGCGTCGTCGCCGCGGCCGCCTAG
- the pyrC gene encoding Dihydroorotase: MASAHPPILFNNVRLVDPATGRDGHGSLLIEDGVIKDIAWGAAAGVPEGAEIVDCKGHVLSPGLVDMRAFVGEPGAEHRETLKTASEAAAAGGVTTIVCMPDTNPIIDDPAIVEFVQRRARETAIVNICPAAALTKGLAGKEMTEFGLLRQAGAVAFTDGARSVTNAQIMRRALTYARDLDALILHHTEDPDLVGDGVMNAGERASRLGLAGVPREAEIIMLERDLRLLRLTGGRYHAAMITTSDSVEVVERAKDAGLGVTCGVSINHLALNEFDIGDYRTFFKLAPPLRHETDRMAMIEALARGAIDVVVSDHNPQDVETKRLPFADAADGAIGLETLLSVGLRLVHNEQIKLPALLKAMTSRPAELLGLPQGRLARGAPADLILLDLNLAYTLDARELRSRSKNSPFDEARLEGRVLRTYVAGRCVHRYAE; this comes from the coding sequence ATGGCTTCGGCCCATCCGCCCATCCTGTTCAACAACGTGCGTCTGGTCGATCCCGCAACGGGGCGTGACGGCCATGGCTCGCTGCTGATCGAGGATGGCGTCATCAAGGATATCGCCTGGGGCGCAGCCGCCGGCGTGCCGGAAGGTGCCGAGATCGTCGATTGCAAAGGCCATGTGCTGAGCCCCGGCCTCGTCGACATGCGCGCCTTCGTCGGCGAGCCGGGGGCCGAGCACCGCGAGACGCTGAAGACCGCGAGCGAGGCCGCTGCCGCCGGTGGTGTCACCACCATCGTCTGCATGCCTGACACCAATCCGATCATCGACGACCCTGCCATCGTCGAATTCGTGCAACGGCGGGCCCGCGAGACGGCGATCGTCAATATCTGCCCGGCGGCCGCGCTCACCAAGGGGCTCGCCGGCAAGGAAATGACCGAGTTCGGCCTCTTGCGGCAGGCGGGCGCGGTTGCCTTCACCGATGGCGCGCGCTCGGTCACCAACGCCCAGATCATGCGCCGGGCCTTGACCTACGCGCGCGATCTCGATGCCCTGATACTCCACCACACCGAGGATCCCGATCTCGTCGGCGACGGGGTGATGAACGCTGGCGAGCGTGCAAGCCGGCTGGGGCTGGCCGGGGTGCCGCGCGAGGCAGAAATCATCATGCTGGAGCGTGACCTGCGTTTGCTCCGGCTGACCGGCGGACGCTACCACGCGGCGATGATCACGACTTCGGATTCGGTCGAGGTGGTCGAGCGGGCAAAGGATGCGGGCCTCGGCGTGACCTGCGGCGTCTCGATCAACCATCTGGCGCTGAACGAATTCGACATCGGTGATTACCGCACCTTCTTCAAGCTCGCGCCGCCCTTGCGGCACGAGACCGACCGGATGGCGATGATCGAAGCCTTGGCGCGCGGCGCGATCGATGTCGTCGTTTCGGATCACAATCCGCAGGATGTCGAGACGAAGCGGCTGCCCTTCGCCGACGCGGCCGACGGCGCCATCGGGCTTGAGACGCTCCTGTCCGTGGGGCTGCGGCTCGTTCACAACGAACAGATCAAGCTGCCGGCGCTGTTGAAGGCCATGACGAGCCGCCCGGCCGAACTGCTGGGCCTGCCGCAGGGCCGCCTCGCACGCGGTGCCCCGGCGGATCTCATTCTGCTCGATCTCAATCTCGCCTATACGCTGGATGCGCGCGAACTCAGGTCACGCAGCAAGAACTCACCCTTCGACGAGGCGCGTCTCGAGGGCCGGGTGCTGAGGACTTATGTTGCGGGGCGTTGCGTGCATCGCTACGCTGAATAA
- the plsY gene encoding Glycerol-3-phosphate acyltransferase: protein MGLTELWPIIVAAVFGYLLGSIPFGVVITRLAGLGDIRAVGSGNIGATNVLRTGKKGLAAATLLGDALKATLAIVVASQWGEGPALAAAFGAFMGHLFPVWLSFKGGKGVATFLGCLIALNMWVALFFAAVWLAVAYFSKFSSLAALIASAFVAPALLIADQPAAATLFVVLTIFLWAKHRGNIVRLMTGQESRIGSKS, encoded by the coding sequence ATGGGTCTGACTGAGCTTTGGCCGATCATAGTCGCGGCCGTTTTTGGCTATCTTCTTGGTTCCATCCCCTTCGGGGTCGTGATCACGCGCCTGGCGGGCCTCGGCGATATCCGCGCGGTGGGCTCGGGCAATATCGGCGCCACCAATGTTTTGCGTACGGGCAAGAAGGGGCTCGCTGCGGCCACCTTGCTCGGTGACGCGTTGAAGGCCACGCTCGCCATCGTTGTCGCGTCGCAATGGGGGGAGGGGCCGGCGCTGGCGGCGGCCTTCGGGGCCTTCATGGGCCATCTTTTCCCTGTCTGGCTGTCCTTCAAGGGGGGCAAGGGCGTTGCCACCTTCCTCGGCTGCCTGATCGCGCTGAACATGTGGGTCGCGCTGTTCTTCGCCGCGGTGTGGCTGGCGGTGGCCTATTTCAGCAAGTTTTCGTCGCTCGCCGCTCTGATCGCGAGCGCGTTCGTCGCGCCGGCGCTGCTGATCGCTGACCAGCCGGCGGCCGCCACGCTCTTCGTCGTCCTGACGATCTTCCTATGGGCGAAGCACCGCGGCAATATCGTGCGCCTGATGACCGGGCAGGAGAGCCGGATCGGCAGCAAGAGCTAG
- the divK gene encoding Polar-differentiation response regulator DivK: protein MRKTVLIVEDNELNMKLFSDLLEAHGYATLKTSNGIEAMELARSDHPDLIIMDIQLPEVSGLEVTRWLKADDDLKSIPVIAVTAFAMKGDEERIREGGCEAYLSKPISISHFLETVRTYLESA from the coding sequence ATGCGCAAGACGGTGCTGATCGTCGAGGATAACGAGCTCAATATGAAGCTCTTCAGCGACCTCCTGGAAGCGCACGGTTATGCGACGCTCAAGACTTCGAACGGGATCGAGGCGATGGAGCTTGCGCGTAGCGACCACCCCGACCTCATTATCATGGATATCCAGCTGCCCGAAGTTTCCGGGCTTGAAGTGACACGCTGGCTGAAGGCCGACGACGACCTGAAATCCATCCCCGTCATCGCGGTGACGGCCTTCGCCATGAAGGGTGACGAGGAGCGGATCCGGGAAGGTGGTTGCGAGGCCTATCTCTCAAAGCCGATTTCGATTTCACACTTTCTAGAGACAGTACGCACTTATCTCGAATCCGCCTGA
- a CDS encoding putative pre-16S rRNA nuclease (Evidence 3 : Putative function from multiple computational evidences), translated as MTTIVPIENFADLPRHARLIGVDLGTKTIGLALSDVQRVVATPLETIRRVKFTADAERLTALCRTHAVAGLVVGLPLNMDGSEGPRAQATRAFIRNLDKHLDLPVVLWDERLTTVAVNRAMIAADASRARRAEVVDKIAAGYILQGALDRLSEIARQNREVTEPG; from the coding sequence ATGACAACGATCGTACCCATTGAAAATTTTGCGGATCTGCCGCGCCACGCGCGCCTCATCGGCGTGGATCTCGGCACCAAGACCATTGGCCTTGCCCTGTCGGACGTGCAGCGCGTCGTTGCCACGCCGCTGGAGACGATCCGCCGCGTCAAGTTCACAGCCGACGCGGAACGACTGACCGCGCTTTGCCGAACCCACGCCGTCGCCGGCCTCGTGGTGGGGCTGCCCCTGAACATGGACGGCTCGGAGGGTCCGCGCGCCCAGGCAACCCGCGCCTTCATCCGCAATCTCGACAAGCATCTCGACCTGCCCGTCGTCCTGTGGGACGAGCGCCTGACCACGGTCGCCGTCAACCGCGCCATGATCGCGGCCGATGCCTCCCGCGCCCGCCGGGCCGAAGTCGTCGACAAGATCGCGGCGGGTTACATCCTGCAGGGCGCGCTCGACCGTCTTTCAGAAATCGCCCGCCAAAATCGGGAAGTCACAGAGCCGGGCTGA
- the pyrB gene encoding Aspartate carbamoyltransferase, translating to MTASRAADRPREYPHRHLLGIEGLTPADIVGLLDRAEAAVEVSRQVEKKRATLRGRTQINLFFEPSTRTQSSFELAGKRLGADVMNMSVASSSVKKGETLIDTAATLNAMRPDIIVVRHQAAGAVHLLARKVDCSVVNAGDGVHEHPTQALLDALTIRRNKGRIEGLVVAICGDILHSRVARSNILLLQALGARVRCIGPSTLLPVGLDRFGVEIFTDMRKGLDGVDIVMMLRLQRERMNGSFVPSVKEYFHFFGLDREKLALAKPDALVMHPGPMNRGVEIDSEVADGAQSLIREQVEMGVAVRMAVLEALGSQLPNT from the coding sequence ATGACAGCTTCACGCGCCGCCGATCGCCCCCGCGAGTATCCCCATCGCCATCTCCTCGGCATCGAGGGGCTGACACCCGCCGATATCGTCGGTCTGCTCGATCGGGCAGAAGCCGCCGTCGAAGTCAGCCGGCAGGTCGAGAAGAAGCGGGCGACGCTGCGCGGACGCACGCAGATTAATCTGTTCTTCGAGCCCTCCACGCGAACGCAATCATCCTTCGAGCTCGCCGGGAAACGGCTCGGCGCCGATGTCATGAACATGTCGGTGGCCTCTTCCTCGGTGAAAAAGGGCGAAACGCTGATCGACACGGCGGCGACGCTGAACGCCATGCGCCCCGATATCATTGTCGTGCGCCATCAGGCGGCCGGGGCGGTGCATCTGCTTGCCCGCAAGGTCGACTGCTCGGTGGTGAATGCCGGCGACGGCGTCCACGAGCATCCGACCCAGGCGCTGCTGGATGCGCTCACCATCCGCCGCAACAAGGGGCGGATCGAGGGGCTGGTGGTCGCCATCTGCGGCGACATCCTGCATTCACGAGTGGCGCGCTCCAACATCCTTCTCCTGCAGGCGCTCGGCGCCCGCGTGCGCTGCATCGGCCCCTCGACCCTCCTGCCGGTCGGGCTCGATCGTTTCGGGGTCGAGATTTTCACCGATATGCGCAAGGGGCTCGACGGGGTGGATATCGTCATGATGCTGCGGCTCCAGCGCGAGCGCATGAATGGCTCCTTCGTGCCGTCCGTGAAGGAATATTTCCACTTCTTCGGGCTTGATCGCGAGAAGCTGGCTCTCGCCAAACCCGATGCGCTCGTCATGCATCCCGGGCCGATGAACCGCGGTGTCGAAATCGACTCCGAGGTCGCGGATGGCGCGCAATCCTTGATCCGCGAACAGGTTGAAATGGGCGTCGCCGTCCGTATGGCGGTTCTTGAGGCGCTTGGCAGCCAGTTGCCGAATACCTGA
- a CDS encoding conserved hypothetical protein (Evidence 4 : Unknown function but conserved in other organisms) has protein sequence MLASNHEDAPKNNHTRYRLLENSTDKFADANEVAEYIAQLSGEMAAMSRSARLDVIAYFLEMVREEARKTARRKHQPMAGQLTAHGDVRQK, from the coding sequence ATGCTTGCCAGCAACCATGAAGATGCTCCAAAGAATAATCATACACGATATAGACTTCTTGAAAATAGCACCGATAAATTTGCTGACGCCAACGAAGTCGCTGAATATATCGCGCAACTTTCCGGCGAAATGGCCGCCATGTCCCGTAGCGCACGGCTTGATGTGATTGCCTATTTTCTCGAAATGGTGCGCGAGGAAGCGCGCAAGACAGCCCGGCGTAAACATCAGCCGATGGCTGGGCAGCTAACAGCGCATGGCGACGTGAGACAGAAATAG
- a CDS encoding Adenylate cyclase, with translation MDLRGVWGTGTAWLHQPFSRNQLTIARLRLASGLVLFTFALTHFVNNALGVVDLVWMEAFDVVRRAFWRSVPGSVLLYGSLVMHISLGLWKLVRRTTWRMPVGEALQLMLGLAIPFWLLQHILATRGMNLLYGLDDRYGNVLRSMWPGLAVQQPVLLLIVWLHGCIGLHFWLSTKAFYARLAPWLLSLAVLVPALGILGFTESARRLEASTPGSALTPQQAQDLEKLTSVGVSILLAFAGGVLLVLAARLVIARIRPGFSINYTGLKAVRAHPGPTLLEISRANGIPHAAACGGRGRCSTCRVLITEGLENLPPPLAGEAAALERINAPTGVRLACQIRPTHSLTLRRLVVIAEPEPPGTRADPYRWGIERRVTVMFTDLRDFTALTERIYPYDSVFLLNRYFELMSDAIRSHDGIVDKFLGDGIMALFGIAPAQGAGSRNALLAARAMQAALDEINREFATTLRQPLRMGIGIHTGPAVLGRVGAATELSTNGRNNGALTALGDTVNTASRLEAMTKEFKAFAVVSESALAGSGLSLDGCAQHEITVRGRRKTEHIYAVTDFAVMAEKAGDKQPPALAPQG, from the coding sequence ATGGACCTTAGAGGCGTATGGGGCACCGGAACCGCCTGGCTGCACCAACCATTTTCGCGTAATCAGCTGACCATAGCCAGACTGCGTCTCGCATCGGGTCTCGTCCTCTTCACATTCGCCCTCACCCATTTCGTGAACAACGCGCTCGGCGTTGTCGACCTCGTATGGATGGAGGCTTTCGACGTCGTGCGGCGCGCCTTCTGGCGCTCGGTACCCGGCAGCGTGCTGCTCTATGGCTCGCTGGTCATGCATATAAGCCTCGGCCTGTGGAAGCTGGTGCGGCGCACGACATGGCGCATGCCGGTCGGCGAGGCGCTTCAGCTCATGCTCGGCCTCGCCATTCCATTCTGGCTGCTGCAGCATATCCTCGCCACGCGAGGCATGAACCTGCTCTACGGTCTCGACGACCGCTATGGGAATGTCTTACGGAGCATGTGGCCCGGTCTTGCCGTGCAGCAACCGGTGCTGCTGCTGATCGTTTGGCTGCATGGCTGCATCGGGTTGCACTTCTGGCTCTCGACGAAAGCCTTCTACGCGCGGCTTGCCCCCTGGCTCCTCTCCCTTGCGGTGCTTGTCCCCGCTCTCGGCATCCTCGGTTTCACGGAAAGCGCCCGCCGGCTGGAGGCCAGCACCCCGGGCAGCGCGCTCACCCCGCAGCAGGCACAAGATCTGGAGAAACTGACCAGTGTTGGCGTTTCCATCCTCCTCGCCTTCGCTGGCGGCGTGCTGTTGGTCCTCGCGGCGCGGCTCGTCATCGCGCGGATACGCCCGGGCTTCTCAATAAACTACACCGGCTTGAAGGCCGTCCGCGCGCATCCCGGCCCGACACTGCTGGAGATCAGCCGTGCGAACGGCATCCCCCATGCAGCCGCCTGCGGCGGGCGGGGCCGTTGCAGCACCTGCCGTGTTTTGATCACCGAGGGACTGGAGAACCTTCCGCCTCCGCTGGCGGGCGAGGCGGCGGCGCTGGAGCGCATCAACGCGCCGACAGGCGTACGCCTGGCTTGCCAGATCAGGCCGACCCACTCCCTGACGCTTCGTCGCCTGGTCGTGATCGCCGAGCCCGAACCGCCGGGAACCCGTGCCGATCCGTATCGCTGGGGCATCGAGCGCCGTGTCACGGTCATGTTCACGGATCTGCGCGACTTCACCGCACTGACCGAGCGCATCTACCCCTACGACTCGGTGTTCCTGCTCAACCGGTATTTCGAGCTGATGTCGGACGCCATCCGTTCCCACGATGGCATCGTCGACAAGTTTCTCGGCGATGGCATCATGGCGCTGTTTGGCATCGCTCCCGCGCAAGGCGCCGGCAGCCGCAACGCTCTTCTCGCCGCCCGCGCCATGCAGGCCGCCCTCGACGAGATCAACCGCGAGTTCGCCACGACCCTGCGCCAGCCCCTGCGCATGGGGATCGGGATTCACACGGGACCCGCGGTCCTTGGGCGCGTCGGCGCCGCGACCGAGCTATCGACGAATGGTCGCAACAATGGCGCCCTCACAGCTCTCGGCGATACCGTCAATACCGCGAGCCGGCTCGAGGCGATGACCAAGGAATTCAAGGCATTTGCGGTGGTGTCCGAATCCGCGCTCGCCGGTTCGGGGCTCTCGCTCGACGGCTGTGCGCAACATGAGATCACGGTGCGCGGCCGGCGAAAGACCGAACACATCTACGCCGTGACCGACTTCGCGGTGATGGCAGAGAAAGCGGGCGACAAGCAGCCGCCAGCGCTGGCCCCGCAAGGCTAA
- the rpmG gene encoding 50S ribosomal subunit protein L33, translated as MAKATTIKIRLVSTADTGHFYVTKKNARTMTDKLTIKKYDPVVRKHVEYKESKIK; from the coding sequence ATGGCCAAGGCCACGACCATCAAGATCCGTCTCGTGTCGACGGCCGATACCGGCCACTTCTACGTGACGAAGAAGAACGCTCGCACGATGACGGACAAGCTGACGATCAAGAAGTATGATCCGGTTGTCCGCAAGCACGTCGAGTACAAGGAATCGAAGATCAAGTGA
- a CDS encoding DNA processing protein has translation MGRLSLNDDQRLSWLRLMRSESIGPRSFRSLLSRFGSADAALAALPEIARRRGRTLRIVTPAEAEREMATARRSGVRFIALGEADYPAPLREIDSAPPLVAMRGEAATLSRPMVAIVGSRNASAAGLKFTERLAAGLGAAGFAVVSGLARGIDTRAHAASLSSGTVAVLAGGHDRIYPAENEALLMRILESGAVLSEMPMGYEPRGRDFPRRNRIVSGLCLGVVVVEAARRSGSLITARFAAEQGREVFAVPGSPLDPRAEGTNDLIRDGATLCADPDHVVSALAPLVGQDIRPAGAWNEPAADQSGEPLWDELEGLDIEPPPAVPIHRAYAVQGGDTEEEEGERMSEASGVPLADGHSPHGRHLLALLGPQPVPLDDLGRVSGLAAREIQRAIVELELGGYVLRHANNSVSLK, from the coding sequence GTGGGGAGACTTAGTCTCAATGATGATCAGCGCCTGAGCTGGCTCAGGCTCATGCGGTCCGAAAGCATAGGGCCGCGCAGCTTTCGTTCTTTGCTCAGCCGGTTCGGCAGCGCCGACGCGGCACTCGCGGCACTCCCGGAGATCGCGCGGCGTCGCGGCCGAACCCTTCGCATCGTGACACCAGCGGAAGCCGAGCGGGAGATGGCGACCGCCCGGCGATCCGGTGTGCGTTTCATTGCGCTCGGCGAGGCGGACTATCCGGCACCTCTGCGCGAGATCGACTCCGCGCCGCCGCTTGTCGCCATGCGCGGCGAGGCCGCGACGCTGAGCCGGCCGATGGTGGCGATCGTCGGTTCACGCAATGCCTCGGCCGCTGGCTTGAAATTCACGGAGCGCTTGGCTGCGGGATTGGGTGCTGCGGGCTTCGCCGTCGTATCGGGGTTGGCGCGCGGCATCGACACGCGCGCCCATGCGGCGAGCCTCTCATCAGGGACCGTGGCGGTTCTGGCCGGTGGTCACGACAGGATTTATCCGGCGGAGAACGAGGCATTGCTCATGCGCATCCTCGAATCCGGCGCCGTGCTCTCGGAAATGCCGATGGGCTATGAACCCCGGGGGCGCGACTTTCCACGCCGCAACCGCATCGTGTCCGGGCTCTGCCTTGGCGTGGTGGTCGTGGAGGCGGCGCGCCGCTCCGGCTCGCTCATCACCGCGCGTTTTGCAGCGGAGCAAGGGCGGGAGGTTTTCGCGGTGCCTGGCTCGCCTCTTGATCCGCGAGCGGAGGGCACCAATGACCTGATCCGTGACGGCGCGACGCTGTGTGCCGATCCGGATCATGTCGTGAGCGCGCTTGCCCCGCTTGTCGGCCAAGATATCCGACCGGCGGGGGCCTGGAATGAGCCCGCCGCTGACCAAAGTGGCGAGCCCCTGTGGGACGAGCTTGAGGGGCTCGATATCGAGCCGCCACCCGCCGTGCCGATCCACCGGGCTTATGCGGTGCAGGGGGGCGACACCGAGGAGGAAGAGGGCGAGCGCATGTCCGAAGCCTCTGGCGTTCCGCTCGCGGATGGTCATTCGCCCCACGGCCGGCATCTTCTCGCGCTACTCGGTCCACAACCGGTCCCGCTCGATGATCTGGGCCGCGTATCGGGGCTCGCGGCGCGCGAGATCCAGCGCGCGATCGTCGAGCTCGAGCTCGGCGGCTATGTGCTGCGCCATGCCAACAACAGCGTTTCACTGAAGTGA
- a CDS encoding hypothetical protein (Evidence 5 : Unknown function): MVGLDGDCPVIPLRNAQVRRISWVPWGSAGLEAVFCGLLECRFRPATILRSGVSMAGPSATKKGADGALFCDRVRRGDAVNTPKDQQSIRKARSLGMPLGASIT; encoded by the coding sequence GTGGTGGGCCTTGATGGTGACTGCCCCGTTATTCCCCTACGGAATGCTCAGGTCCGCCGCATCTCCTGGGTCCCGTGGGGTTCGGCCGGTCTGGAAGCGGTGTTCTGTGGCCTCCTCGAATGCCGCTTCCGACCGGCCACCATTCTTCGCTCCGGGGTCAGCATGGCTGGTCCTTCGGCAACAAAAAAGGGCGCCGATGGCGCCCTTTTTTGTGATCGCGTTCGCCGTGGCGACGCCGTCAATACCCCCAAGGATCAGCAATCAATTCGGAAAGCCCGCTCCCTCGGGATGCCCCTTGGGGCATCGATCACTTGA
- a CDS encoding hypothetical protein (Evidence 5 : Unknown function), which yields MTNERLGALPLWGERSKRHYALKTHAALSSAGIRRHVPLFACTVISANRVALRARLHLSNVRPLSNVRPLGLHRPHQ from the coding sequence ATGACCAACGAGAGGCTTGGCGCTCTCCCTTTATGGGGAGAGCGGTCCAAGCGGCACTATGCCCTCAAGACACACGCCGCCCTGAGCTCGGCGGGCATCCGTCGTCACGTTCCTCTATTTGCTTGCACCGTCATCAGCGCCAACCGCGTGGCACTACGCGCACGGCTTCACCTTTCAAACGTACGGCCTCTTTCAAACGTACGGCCTCTTGGCCTCCATAGGCCCCATCAATAG